A genome region from Sphingobacteriaceae bacterium GW460-11-11-14-LB5 includes the following:
- a CDS encoding protein translocase subunit SecDF: protein MQGKGFIKFIAIVLAIVCAYALSFTLVASKVEKDAKNAAKGDLAKEKAYLDSMSTVKVYPVVGFTYQEVKAKEINLGLDLKGGMNVTMEISLAELVKSLAGNPTDANFNKAVQNAQIQLNAGGKDYIKIFVDEFEKLSPGVKLADYFSNQDNASQLKPSASNSDVESFLEKEATSAIDRSFTVLRSRIDGFGVVSPNMQKQEGSNRILIEMPGVQDKERIAKLLQGSAELQFWQVYQVQEVAPLLENINKILAATLKTDAPATKDTTAAPAAGGKLAGLEKAATKDTTAKGGKLAGLGKKDTSAVKAELIKSNPLYAVLNLPIYQGENGQQQLMPGAVVGMSLQKDTAKVNAYLKLPEVAASIPSTMKFMWSVKPREGSKIFELYAIKVVSADGKPDLGGEAISDSRADFDQKGKPEVTMYMTSEGSAKWKKITAEAAADQNNKKSIAIVLDNQVYSAPTVQNEIAGGVSSITGNFTQADTKDLSNILKAGKLPAPARIAGSYVVGPTLGAQAIHDGLISFVIAFIVILIFMALYYHRAGWVANFALLINLFFIIGILVSLGAVLTLPGIAGIVLTIGLSVDANILIFERVREELAHGKNTATAIKEGFKHAMPSIIDSNVTLFILGAILYVFGSGPVQGFATTLCIGILSSLFAAVAISRVVFESLLNRKIDVSFDNSITRNAFKNISFNFVGRRKIYYVISTIIIIAGIGMYFKNGGLNLGVDFKGGRTYLVHFDKAVNTEDLKAKLNPVFGNETPEVKTAGEDSQVKITTTFHIEDQDIKTDKVVEDALNKGLAGSKYEIVSSQKVTPIIASDIVNGAFYAVLISCLFMFIYIVVRFKKWQYGLGAVIALFHDVLMVLSFYTILDGIMPFSLEIGQDFIAAILTVMGYTMTETVVVFDRIREKLKESGKEDLHGEARNNLINFALNSTLSRTILTSLTVFFVLLVIFIFGGDSIRGFIFALLIGRIIGTYSSLCISTPIVIDLGSSAEKK, encoded by the coding sequence ATGCAAGGAAAAGGTTTTATTAAGTTTATAGCGATAGTATTAGCTATCGTTTGTGCGTACGCACTTTCTTTTACTTTGGTAGCATCCAAGGTAGAAAAAGACGCAAAAAACGCTGCGAAGGGTGATTTAGCCAAAGAAAAGGCTTACTTAGATTCGATGAGTACCGTGAAAGTTTATCCTGTAGTTGGATTTACTTATCAAGAGGTAAAAGCGAAAGAGATTAATTTGGGTTTAGACTTAAAAGGCGGAATGAACGTAACGATGGAGATATCGTTAGCGGAGTTGGTTAAATCATTAGCGGGTAACCCTACTGATGCTAACTTTAACAAAGCCGTTCAGAATGCACAGATCCAGTTAAATGCCGGTGGTAAAGATTACATCAAAATTTTTGTTGATGAATTCGAAAAATTAAGCCCTGGAGTAAAACTTGCAGATTATTTTTCTAACCAGGATAATGCATCTCAGTTAAAACCTAGCGCAAGCAATAGCGATGTTGAATCTTTCTTAGAAAAAGAAGCAACCAGCGCGATTGATCGTTCATTTACAGTTTTACGTTCACGTATTGATGGTTTCGGCGTAGTGAGTCCGAACATGCAAAAACAAGAAGGTAGTAACCGTATCTTAATCGAAATGCCAGGTGTACAAGATAAAGAGCGTATTGCTAAACTTTTACAAGGTTCTGCCGAATTACAGTTCTGGCAAGTATACCAGGTACAGGAAGTTGCGCCATTGTTAGAAAACATTAATAAAATTTTAGCTGCAACATTAAAAACTGATGCACCTGCAACTAAAGATACAACAGCTGCTCCTGCTGCTGGTGGTAAATTAGCCGGTTTAGAAAAAGCTGCGACTAAAGATACTACTGCTAAAGGTGGCAAACTTGCTGGTTTAGGTAAAAAAGATACCAGTGCGGTTAAAGCCGAACTGATTAAATCTAACCCATTATATGCTGTTCTAAACCTTCCAATTTATCAGGGCGAAAACGGACAACAACAATTAATGCCTGGTGCAGTTGTGGGTATGTCGCTACAAAAAGATACTGCAAAGGTTAACGCTTATTTAAAACTTCCTGAAGTTGCTGCATCTATTCCATCTACGATGAAATTTATGTGGAGCGTTAAACCTAGAGAAGGTTCGAAAATTTTCGAATTGTATGCAATTAAAGTGGTGAGTGCTGATGGTAAACCAGATTTAGGTGGTGAGGCAATCAGTGATTCTCGTGCTGACTTTGATCAAAAAGGTAAACCAGAAGTAACCATGTACATGACCAGTGAAGGTTCTGCTAAATGGAAAAAAATTACTGCTGAAGCTGCCGCTGATCAAAACAACAAAAAATCTATCGCCATTGTATTAGATAACCAGGTTTATTCTGCGCCTACCGTTCAGAACGAAATTGCTGGTGGTGTTTCATCAATCACCGGTAACTTTACTCAGGCAGATACTAAAGATTTATCTAACATCTTAAAAGCTGGTAAATTACCTGCTCCTGCGCGTATTGCCGGTAGCTACGTAGTTGGTCCAACTTTAGGTGCACAAGCTATTCACGATGGTTTAATTTCATTCGTAATTGCCTTTATCGTAATCTTAATCTTCATGGCGTTGTATTATCACCGTGCGGGTTGGGTTGCTAACTTTGCATTGTTAATCAACTTATTCTTCATCATTGGTATTTTGGTATCACTTGGTGCAGTATTAACCTTACCTGGTATTGCTGGTATCGTATTAACCATTGGTTTATCGGTAGATGCAAACATCCTAATTTTTGAGCGTGTACGTGAAGAGCTTGCCCATGGCAAAAACACGGCTACTGCAATTAAAGAAGGTTTTAAACATGCAATGCCTTCAATTATTGACTCAAACGTTACCTTATTCATTTTAGGTGCTATCCTTTACGTTTTCGGTAGCGGCCCGGTTCAAGGTTTCGCAACTACATTATGTATCGGTATCCTTTCTTCATTATTTGCAGCTGTAGCCATTTCGAGAGTAGTTTTCGAATCGTTATTAAACCGCAAAATCGATGTAAGTTTCGATAACAGCATTACCCGTAACGCCTTTAAAAACATCAGTTTCAACTTCGTTGGCCGTCGTAAAATTTACTACGTAATCTCTACCATCATTATTATTGCCGGTATTGGTATGTATTTCAAAAATGGCGGTTTAAACTTAGGTGTAGACTTTAAAGGTGGCAGAACTTATTTAGTTCACTTCGATAAAGCAGTTAACACTGAAGATTTAAAAGCTAAGTTAAACCCTGTTTTCGGTAACGAAACGCCTGAGGTTAAAACTGCAGGTGAAGATAGCCAGGTAAAAATCACCACTACTTTCCACATCGAAGATCAGGACATTAAAACTGATAAAGTTGTAGAAGACGCTTTAAACAAAGGTTTAGCCGGTTCTAAATATGAAATCGTAAGTTCACAAAAAGTAACGCCTATCATTGCAAGTGATATCGTAAACGGTGCATTCTACGCAGTATTGATCTCATGTTTATTCATGTTTATCTACATCGTGGTACGATTCAAAAAATGGCAGTATGGTTTAGGTGCGGTAATCGCATTGTTCCATGACGTGTTAATGGTATTATCTTTCTACACTATTTTAGATGGTATTATGCCATTCTCTTTAGAAATTGGTCAGGATTTTATCGCGGCAATTTTAACGGTAATGGGTTACACCATGACAGAGACCGTTGTTGTATTCGACCGTATCCGTGAGAAACTAAAAGAATCTGGTAAAGAAGATTTACATGGCGAAGCGCGTAACAACTTAATCAACTTCGCATTGAACAGTACTTTAAGTCGTACCATCTTAACCTCATTAACCGTATTCTTCGTGTTATTGGTAATCTTTATTTTCGGTGGCGATAGCATCCGTGGATTCATCTTCGCATTGTTAATCGGCCGTATCATTGGTACATATTCATCATTATGTATCTCTACTCCTATCGTAATCGATTTGGGTAGCTCAGCTGAGAAAAAATAA
- a CDS encoding O-succinylhomoserine sulfhydrylase (catalyzes the conversion of O-succinylhomoserine into homocysteine): protein MKSENFETIAIRTQTERSLHKEHSSPIYLTSSYKFEDAEEMRALFANEKEGNVYSRYSNPNTSEFIEKMCLLEGAEDGFATATGMAAIFTTFGAFLKNGDHLVSSRSVFGSTHQLLTNVFSNWGVTFDYADLDKPQDWEALIKPNTKMIFVETPSNPGIDIIDLEFLGDLAKKHNVLLVVDNCFATPYLQQPIKFGAHISIHSATKYIDGQGRVLGGVILGTKELIADVIGFARHSGPALSPFNAWILSKSLETLAIRMDRHCENALKVAEYLEKHPKIKLVKYPFLPSHPQYDIAKKQMKQGGGIVTIVVEGGIDAARKFMDGLQMFSISANLADTRSIATHPATSTHSKLTEEQRNEVGIEQGSIRLSIGLEHINDILADIEQALA from the coding sequence ATGAAATCCGAAAATTTTGAAACCATAGCTATACGCACTCAAACAGAACGCAGTTTACACAAAGAACATTCATCGCCTATTTATCTTACTTCGAGTTATAAGTTTGAGGATGCCGAAGAAATGCGTGCCTTGTTTGCAAACGAAAAAGAGGGGAATGTATATAGCCGTTATTCAAATCCAAATACATCAGAGTTTATCGAGAAAATGTGCCTGTTAGAGGGCGCTGAAGATGGTTTTGCCACCGCTACAGGCATGGCGGCTATTTTCACCACATTTGGTGCTTTCCTGAAAAATGGTGATCACCTGGTTTCCAGCAGATCGGTTTTTGGTTCTACACACCAATTATTAACCAATGTTTTTTCTAACTGGGGCGTCACTTTTGATTATGCCGATTTAGATAAACCACAGGATTGGGAAGCTTTAATTAAGCCGAACACCAAAATGATCTTTGTAGAAACCCCATCTAATCCAGGTATCGACATTATCGACCTTGAATTTTTGGGCGATCTGGCTAAAAAACACAACGTATTATTAGTGGTCGATAATTGTTTTGCCACACCATATCTACAACAACCTATTAAATTTGGTGCACACATTTCTATCCACTCGGCTACTAAATATATCGATGGTCAGGGACGTGTGTTAGGCGGCGTTATTTTAGGTACTAAAGAATTAATCGCCGATGTAATAGGTTTTGCCCGTCACAGCGGACCAGCATTATCACCTTTTAACGCGTGGATTTTATCTAAAAGTTTAGAAACTCTGGCCATCCGTATGGACCGTCATTGCGAAAATGCTTTAAAGGTTGCCGAATATTTAGAAAAACACCCGAAAATTAAACTGGTTAAGTATCCGTTTCTACCATCACACCCTCAGTACGATATTGCCAAAAAGCAAATGAAACAGGGTGGTGGTATTGTAACCATTGTGGTTGAAGGGGGTATCGATGCTGCGCGTAAATTTATGGATGGCCTGCAAATGTTCTCGATCTCAGCAAATTTAGCCGATACCCGTTCAATTGCAACACACCCAGCTACCAGTACGCATAGTAAACTTACTGAAGAACAGCGTAATGAGGTGGGTATTGAACAAGGTTCTATCCGTTTATCGATCGGTTTAGAACATATCAACGATATTTTGGCCGATATTGAGCAGGCATTGGCTTAA
- a CDS encoding thymidylate synthase: protein MKQYLDLMQHVLDHGAQKHDRTGTGTISVFGYQMRFNLQEGFPMVTTKKLHLKSIIHELIWFLTGETNIKYLKDNGVRIWDEWADENGNLGPVYGSQWRSWPAPDGQHIDQITNIINTIKNNPDSRRIIVSAWNVAEIENMALPPCHAFFQFYVADGKLSCQLYQRSADIFLGVPFNIASYALLTMMVAQVCGLEAGDFIHTLGDAHLYNNHIEQANLQLSREPKPLPTMKINPEVKSIFDFKFEDFTLENYEAHPHIKGIVAV, encoded by the coding sequence ATGAAGCAATATTTAGATTTAATGCAGCATGTGCTTGATCATGGCGCTCAAAAGCACGACCGTACGGGAACCGGAACCATAAGCGTTTTTGGTTATCAGATGCGTTTTAACCTTCAGGAAGGTTTCCCGATGGTGACCACAAAGAAACTGCACTTAAAATCTATTATACATGAACTGATCTGGTTTTTAACCGGCGAAACCAATATTAAGTACCTAAAAGATAATGGCGTAAGGATCTGGGATGAATGGGCCGACGAAAACGGCAATCTGGGACCTGTTTATGGTTCGCAATGGAGAAGTTGGCCAGCACCCGATGGACAGCACATCGATCAGATCACCAATATTATCAATACCATTAAAAACAACCCCGATTCGCGCAGGATTATTGTTTCCGCCTGGAATGTGGCTGAAATCGAAAATATGGCTTTGCCGCCTTGTCATGCTTTTTTCCAGTTTTATGTGGCTGATGGAAAATTAAGTTGCCAGTTATATCAGCGCAGTGCCGATATTTTCTTAGGCGTACCTTTTAACATTGCTTCTTATGCTTTATTGACCATGATGGTGGCACAGGTATGTGGTTTAGAGGCCGGAGACTTTATCCACACCCTTGGCGATGCACATTTGTACAATAACCATATCGAACAGGCCAACCTGCAATTAAGCCGTGAGCCAAAACCGCTGCCCACCATGAAAATCAACCCTGAGGTGAAAAGTATATTCGATTTCAAGTTTGAGGACTTTACATTGGAGAATTACGAAGCGCATCCGCATATTAAAGGAATAGTGGCGGTATAA
- a CDS encoding FAD-dependent oxidoreductase, which translates to MDLELPKSEYPRVVIVGGGFGGIELAKRLKNKPFQVVMLDKHNYHTFQPLLYQVATGGLEADSIAFPLRKIFKGQKNLIFRVTKVTEVNAAENCLQTDIGRINYDYLVIATGSTSNFFGNKEIEANSMPMKSIPEALDLRSLILQNFEKSLIEKDADKKSALLNFVVVGGGPTGVETSGAIAELKKHVIPNDYPEMDFSKVNIYLIENSPELLGVMSPQAQQKAKDFLTDMGVQVMNETRVLGYDGHTLTLQDKAPILSATVIWSAGVKGQVLAGLDKAEIVRGGRLKTDTQNLVVGYPNVYAIGDVAAIIDEETPNGHPGVAPAAIQQGHHLAKNLINIKENKPLEKFKYFDKGSMATVGRNKAVVDIGKVRFQGVFAWFTWMFVHLMTLVGFRNKIIVFVNWVWSYFSYDRGTRLIIRTFAKDRSVDYRNEVPTVKEEVKVS; encoded by the coding sequence ATGGATTTAGAACTTCCTAAAAGCGAATACCCTAGAGTAGTTATAGTTGGCGGTGGATTTGGCGGAATTGAGTTAGCTAAACGATTAAAAAACAAACCCTTTCAGGTGGTGATGCTCGATAAACATAACTACCATACCTTCCAGCCCTTACTTTATCAGGTAGCTACAGGCGGTTTAGAAGCCGATTCGATTGCTTTCCCTTTACGCAAGATTTTTAAAGGTCAAAAGAACCTGATTTTTCGCGTGACCAAGGTGACCGAAGTAAATGCTGCCGAAAATTGTTTACAAACCGATATCGGTAGAATCAATTACGATTATCTGGTGATCGCCACAGGCTCTACCAGTAACTTCTTTGGCAATAAAGAAATTGAAGCCAATTCAATGCCCATGAAATCAATTCCGGAAGCATTGGATTTAAGAAGTTTGATTTTACAGAATTTCGAAAAATCGCTGATTGAAAAAGATGCAGATAAAAAGAGTGCCCTATTAAACTTTGTGGTAGTTGGCGGTGGTCCAACAGGAGTTGAAACCTCCGGAGCCATTGCCGAGCTGAAAAAACACGTTATTCCGAACGATTATCCCGAAATGGATTTTAGTAAGGTGAATATTTACCTCATCGAAAATTCGCCGGAATTATTGGGCGTCATGTCGCCGCAGGCACAGCAAAAAGCAAAAGATTTCCTTACTGATATGGGCGTTCAGGTAATGAACGAAACCAGGGTACTAGGTTACGACGGTCATACCCTAACCTTACAGGATAAAGCGCCAATTTTGAGTGCTACGGTAATTTGGAGTGCGGGTGTTAAAGGACAAGTACTGGCTGGTTTAGATAAAGCAGAAATTGTTCGTGGTGGTAGATTGAAAACGGATACGCAAAATTTAGTGGTGGGTTACCCAAATGTATATGCCATTGGCGATGTTGCCGCTATTATTGATGAGGAAACCCCAAATGGCCACCCGGGGGTTGCACCTGCCGCCATCCAGCAAGGACATCACCTGGCCAAAAACCTGATCAACATTAAAGAAAATAAACCTCTAGAGAAATTTAAATACTTCGATAAAGGCTCTATGGCAACTGTAGGTAGAAACAAAGCGGTGGTAGATATTGGCAAAGTCCGTTTTCAAGGGGTTTTCGCCTGGTTTACCTGGATGTTTGTTCACTTAATGACTTTGGTGGGCTTCAGAAACAAAATTATTGTTTTCGTAAACTGGGTGTGGAGTTATTTCAGTTACGATAGAGGAACGCGTTTAATTATCAGAACCTTTGCCAAAGACCGTAGTGTTGATTATAGGAATGAGGTACCGACAGTAAAAGAAGAAGTTAAGGTTTCTTAG
- a CDS encoding dihydrofolate reductase — protein sequence MGLSIAVAVGENFAIGKNNQLLWHMPADLKFFKQTTSGHTVVMGRKTFDSVGRPLPNRRNIVITRDPDLKIEGVEVVNSLDEALAITQKEDKPVFIVGGAEIYRQALPKTQTLYLTTIHHNFDADTFFPEIDRNEWKLISSEPHQADEKNKYDYTFEVLERI from the coding sequence TTGGGGTTATCCATCGCTGTAGCAGTAGGCGAAAATTTTGCAATAGGCAAAAACAATCAGCTTTTATGGCACATGCCGGCCGATTTAAAGTTTTTTAAACAAACCACATCGGGGCATACCGTAGTAATGGGTCGCAAAACATTTGATTCTGTAGGCAGACCATTGCCAAACCGCAGGAATATTGTGATTACCAGAGATCCGGATTTAAAAATTGAAGGCGTTGAAGTAGTAAACAGTTTAGATGAAGCTTTAGCCATTACCCAAAAGGAAGATAAACCCGTATTTATTGTTGGTGGCGCTGAAATTTACAGACAAGCCTTGCCAAAAACACAAACCCTATATTTAACCACCATCCACCATAATTTTGATGCGGATACTTTTTTCCCTGAAATTGACCGCAACGAATGGAAATTAATAAGCAGCGAACCGCACCAGGCCGACGAAAAGAATAAATACGATTATACTTTTGAGGTTTTGGAAAGAATTTAA
- a CDS encoding DNA alkylation repair protein, with amino-acid sequence MNDIAFILSELEAISEPEYLKKMTHFGIDTSRAFGIRVPNIRKLGKQIGKNQDLSLLLWETGFHEARLLATFIGDYKEVGEAQINAWTKDFNSWDICDQACGNLFVKTPYFKSKVFEFAQAEAEFVKRTGFVLMAEAAVHLKKEPNETFLSFLPVIEREAYDNRNFVKKAINWALRQIGKRNVFLHEYAIETANNILAQNNKKANWVALDALRELNSDAVLAKHGL; translated from the coding sequence ATGAACGACATTGCTTTTATTCTTTCCGAGTTGGAAGCCATCAGTGAGCCTGAGTATTTAAAAAAGATGACTCATTTTGGAATCGATACTTCCAGGGCTTTTGGTATTCGCGTGCCCAACATCCGCAAGCTGGGCAAGCAGATTGGTAAAAACCAGGACCTCTCTTTACTGCTTTGGGAGACTGGATTTCATGAAGCCCGGCTTTTAGCAACCTTTATAGGCGATTATAAAGAAGTCGGAGAAGCGCAAATAAATGCCTGGACGAAAGATTTTAACTCCTGGGATATATGTGATCAGGCTTGCGGAAATCTTTTCGTTAAAACACCTTATTTTAAGTCGAAGGTTTTTGAATTTGCCCAGGCCGAAGCGGAATTTGTGAAACGTACCGGTTTTGTGTTAATGGCCGAGGCGGCTGTACACCTTAAAAAAGAACCCAACGAAACTTTTTTAAGTTTTCTTCCGGTTATTGAAAGAGAGGCTTACGATAACCGGAATTTTGTTAAAAAGGCCATCAACTGGGCACTGAGGCAGATTGGTAAACGAAATGTTTTTCTGCATGAGTATGCCATTGAAACCGCCAACAATATCCTTGCTCAAAACAACAAAAAAGCAAACTGGGTAGCTTTAGATGCCTTGAGGGAGCTTAATAGCGATGCCGTACTGGCAAAGCACGGCCTTTAG
- a CDS encoding osmotically inducible protein OsmC, with the protein MNINLIRKSGKFNFEAENESGFTVELDAKAAIGGEGKGFRPMEMLLIGLGGCSGIDMVNVLTKQKEPLDDVKIAIKATRKDEEMPPIFDVIDIHFDLFGDLSVQKVERALQMTFDKYCSVSNILGRSATINFTYKINKV; encoded by the coding sequence ATGAACATAAATCTGATCCGCAAGAGCGGTAAATTTAATTTTGAAGCAGAAAACGAGAGCGGTTTTACTGTAGAGTTGGATGCAAAGGCTGCCATTGGTGGCGAAGGAAAAGGTTTCAGGCCTATGGAGATGTTACTGATTGGATTAGGCGGCTGCAGTGGCATTGATATGGTAAACGTATTAACCAAACAGAAAGAACCGCTTGATGATGTTAAAATAGCGATTAAAGCAACCAGGAAAGATGAAGAAATGCCGCCGATTTTTGACGTCATTGATATTCACTTTGATTTATTTGGCGATTTAAGCGTTCAAAAGGTGGAGCGTGCACTACAAATGACCTTCGATAAATATTGCTCGGTATCGAATATCTTAGGCCGCTCTGCAACCATTAATTTTACTTACAAAATAAATAAGGTGTAG
- a CDS encoding 4-(cytidine 5'-diphospho)-2-C-methyl-D-erythritol kinase, whose product MLSFPNAKINLGLNITKKRADGYHNLETVFYPINIKDSVEITDAEETSCKIHGIDIPGDANDNLCVKAFQLVKKEYDIPAQQINLLKNIPVGAGLGGGSADCAFLIKLLNEKFSLGMSVDKMEGYARQLGADCAFFIENKPVYAFNKGDEFEKCEIDLSAWFKVLVKPPVHVSTADAYAQVKPQKPLQSLKEIIHLCPTTWKNKVINDFEPSVFAKYPQIRQIKTSLYDAGATFALMSGSGSSVFAIFDHPVKLPELEENNLVFYNI is encoded by the coding sequence ATGTTATCTTTTCCCAACGCAAAAATAAATCTTGGTTTAAATATCACCAAAAAACGTGCTGATGGGTACCATAACCTCGAAACGGTTTTTTATCCGATTAATATTAAGGATTCGGTCGAAATTACCGATGCGGAAGAAACATCCTGCAAAATCCACGGCATTGATATTCCCGGCGATGCGAATGATAACCTGTGTGTTAAAGCCTTTCAACTCGTAAAAAAGGAATATGATATTCCGGCACAGCAGATTAATTTATTGAAAAATATCCCTGTGGGAGCAGGTTTGGGTGGCGGATCGGCAGATTGTGCTTTCCTGATTAAATTATTGAATGAGAAATTCAGTTTAGGAATGTCGGTTGATAAGATGGAAGGGTACGCCCGTCAGTTAGGGGCAGACTGTGCTTTTTTTATCGAGAATAAACCAGTTTACGCGTTTAATAAAGGCGACGAATTTGAAAAGTGCGAAATAGATTTGTCAGCCTGGTTTAAAGTTTTGGTAAAACCGCCTGTACACGTGAGTACGGCCGATGCTTATGCGCAGGTAAAACCGCAAAAACCTTTGCAATCGTTAAAAGAAATCATACATTTGTGCCCAACAACATGGAAAAATAAGGTTATCAACGATTTCGAGCCATCGGTATTCGCAAAGTATCCCCAAATTCGTCAAATAAAAACCAGTTTATACGATGCAGGCGCAACATTCGCTTTAATGAGCGGCAGCGGTTCGTCGGTTTTTGCAATTTTCGACCATCCGGTTAAATTGCCCGAACTGGAAGAAAATAACTTAGTATTTTATAATATTTAA